CGCAAGCTGCCCGTGGCCACGCTCAAGATCGACCAGAGCTTTGTGCGCGACATGCTGGTCGACCCCGACGACCTCAGCATCGTCAAGGGCGTGATCGAACTGGCGCACGCCTTCCACCGCGAGGTGATCGCCGAAGGCGTGGAAAGCCTGGAGCATGGCGCCCGCCTGCACGCCATGGGCTGCCACCAGGTCCAGGGCTACGGCATCGCCCGGCCCATGCCGGCCGAGGCGCTGCCGGCCTGGCGCGCGCAGTGGCAGGCCGGGCAGGCCTGGTTGCACCTGGACACAGACTGAGCGGCCCCGCCCCCGCTTTTCTTGCCTCGCCCCCTCTTGAAAGCCCGAGGGCCACCCCTATAATCCTCCTGCTAGCACTCACCAAGGTCGAGTGCTAACGAACTCCGAAACCGGCCCAGGCCGGTGTGCGAGTTCAGGTTTTACCCCCATGACGGTGTGAACGGCCCGGCCGCCACACCCGATCAAGCCCCGAAAATCTCAAGGAGATGTGATGAAACTGCGTCCTCTGCACGATCGCGTGATCGTTAAGCGCCTCGAACAAGAAACCAAGACCGCTTCGGGCATCGTCATTCCTGACGCCGCTGCTGAGAAGCCGGATCAAGGCGAAGTGCTGGCCGTCGGCGCCGGCAAGCGCAATGACAAGGGCGACCTGATTGCTCTGAACGTGAAGGTCGGTGACCGCGTTCTGTTCGGCAAGTACTCGGGCCAGACCGTCAAGGTCGACGGCGATGAGCTGCTGGTGATGCGCGAAGAAGATCTGTTTGCGGTTGTCGAGAAGTAATTCTTCGCCCGACCCGCAACAAGTTCTGACCCTTTTCTAAGAATTCGGAGAAATACACATGGCAGCAAAAGACGTGATCTTTGGCGGCGAAGCTCGTGCTCGCATGGTTGAAGGCGTGAACATCCTGGCCAATGCGGTCAAGGTGACCCTGGGCCCCAAGGGCCGCAACGTGGTGCTCGAGCGCTCCTACGGCGCCCCCACCGTGACCAAGGACGGTGTGTCCGTGGCCAAGGAAATCGAGCTGAAGGACAAGCTGCAGAACATGGGCGCGCAGATGGTCAAGGAAGTGGCCTCCAAGACCAGCGACAACGCCGGTGACGGCACCACCACCGCCACCGTGCTGGCCCAAGCCATCGTGCGCGAAGGCATGAAGTACGTGGCCGCCGGCATGAACCCGATGGACCTGAAGCGCGGCATCGACAAGGCCGTCACGGCCCTGGTCGCAGAGCTGAAGGCCGCTTCGAAGGCCACCACCACCTCCAAGGAAATCGCGCAAGTCGGCACCATCTCGGCCAACAGCGACGCTGACGTCGGCCAGATCATCGCCAACGCGATGGACAAGGTCGGCAAGGAAGGCGTGATCACCGTTGAAGACGGCAAGAGCCTGAACAACGAGTTGGACGTCGTCGAAGGCATGCAATTCGACCGCGGCTACCTGTCGCCCTACTTCATCAACAACCCCGAGAAGCAAGCCGCGCTGCTGGACAACCCCTTCGTCCTGCTGTTCGACAAGAAGATCTCGAACATCCGCGACCTGCTGCCCACGCTGGAGCAAGTGGCCAAGGCCGGCCGTCCGCTGCTGATCATTGCTGAAGAAGTCGAAGGCGAAGCGCTGGCGACCCTGGTGGTCAACACCATCCGCGGCATCCTGAAGGTCGTGGCCGTCAAGGCGCCTGGCTTCGGCGACCGCCGCAAGGCCATGCTGGAAGACATCGCCATCCTGACCGGCGGCAAGGTCATCGCCGAAGAAGTCGGCCTGACCCTGGAGAAGGTCACCCTGGCCGATCTGGGCCAAGCCAAGCGCGTCGAAGTGGGCAAGGAAAACACCACCATCATCGATGGCGCCGGTGCTGCTTCCGACATCGAAGCCCGCGTCAAGCAAGTGCGCATCCAGATCGAAGAAGCGACCAGCGACTACGACCGTGAGAAGCTGCAAGAGCGCGTGGCCAAGCTGGCCGGCGGTGTGGCCGTGATCAAGGTCGGCGCTGCCACCGAAGTCGAAATGAAGGAAAAGAAGGCACGCGTGGAAGACGCGCTGCACGCCACCCGCGCTGCCGTGGAAGAAGGCATCGTGGCTGGTGGTGGCGTGGCCCTGCTGCGCGCCAAGCAAGCTGCTGGCGAGATCAAGGGCGACAACGCCGATCAAGACGCCGGCATCAAGCTGGTGCTGAAGGCCATTGAAGCCCCGCTGCGCGAGATCGTCTACAACGCCGGTGGCGAAGCCTCCGTCGTCGTCAACGCCGTGCTGGCCGGCAAGGGCAACTACGGCTTCAATGCTGCCAACGACACCTATGGCGACATGATCGAAATGGGCATCCTGGATCCGACCAAGGTGACCCGCACCGCGCTGCAAAACGCCGCTTCGGTCGCTTCGCTGATGCTGACGACCGAGTGCATGGTCGCCGAAACGCCGAAGGAAGAAGCTGCCGGCGGCGGCATGCCTGGCGGCATGGGCGGCATGGGTGGCATGGGCGATATGGGCATGTAATGCCTGCCCGGCAGGCCCCAAGGCCTGCCACGCTGACCTCCGAAAGGGGCACCGCAAGGTGCCCCTTTTTTCATGGCCCGTACATTCCGCACTGGCCCGGCGGCGAACACCCCGCATCTCGAGGGGTCGACGCGGCTGCCGCGTGCCAATCCGCACACCGGGCCGCGGCGCGCCACAGCCGCTGCTGCCCGGGCGCCACACGCTCGCGCCAGCAGGCCCACTCACGCTGATAATCAGCGGCAAATCCGGCACCCCGCTCGCATGTCCAACGCACCTACCCTGCATTCCCTGCTGACCGAAGCCATGACCCAGGCGCCGGGCCTGAGTCGTCACCTGCTCAACGCCATCCAGGACGAATTGGACAGCCGCCCCAAGCACTTCCACCTGCTGGACGGCTGGCGGCGCATGCGCGCGCGCTTCCCCAATGATTTCGAAACCGCCCTGCTGCCCCTGCTGCAGGCCTCGGCCCGCGGCGAAGACCCGCTGCAGCGCAAGCTGGACGACATCAACTCCCTGAGCCTGGTCGACGACCGCCAGGCCTTGCAGGACGTGGCCGTGGCCCATGTGATCCACGCCGTG
This region of Paucibacter aquatile genomic DNA includes:
- the groES gene encoding co-chaperone GroES encodes the protein MKLRPLHDRVIVKRLEQETKTASGIVIPDAAAEKPDQGEVLAVGAGKRNDKGDLIALNVKVGDRVLFGKYSGQTVKVDGDELLVMREEDLFAVVEK
- the groL gene encoding chaperonin GroEL (60 kDa chaperone family; promotes refolding of misfolded polypeptides especially under stressful conditions; forms two stacked rings of heptamers to form a barrel-shaped 14mer; ends can be capped by GroES; misfolded proteins enter the barrel where they are refolded when GroES binds) — translated: MAAKDVIFGGEARARMVEGVNILANAVKVTLGPKGRNVVLERSYGAPTVTKDGVSVAKEIELKDKLQNMGAQMVKEVASKTSDNAGDGTTTATVLAQAIVREGMKYVAAGMNPMDLKRGIDKAVTALVAELKAASKATTTSKEIAQVGTISANSDADVGQIIANAMDKVGKEGVITVEDGKSLNNELDVVEGMQFDRGYLSPYFINNPEKQAALLDNPFVLLFDKKISNIRDLLPTLEQVAKAGRPLLIIAEEVEGEALATLVVNTIRGILKVVAVKAPGFGDRRKAMLEDIAILTGGKVIAEEVGLTLEKVTLADLGQAKRVEVGKENTTIIDGAGAASDIEARVKQVRIQIEEATSDYDREKLQERVAKLAGGVAVIKVGAATEVEMKEKKARVEDALHATRAAVEEGIVAGGGVALLRAKQAAGEIKGDNADQDAGIKLVLKAIEAPLREIVYNAGGEASVVVNAVLAGKGNYGFNAANDTYGDMIEMGILDPTKVTRTALQNAASVASLMLTTECMVAETPKEEAAGGGMPGGMGGMGGMGDMGM